A DNA window from Centropristis striata isolate RG_2023a ecotype Rhode Island chromosome 10, C.striata_1.0, whole genome shotgun sequence contains the following coding sequences:
- the LOC131979627 gene encoding ADP-ribosylation factor-like protein 4C, with product MGNSFSNISAFQSLHIVMLGLDSAGKTTVLYRLKFNEFVNTVPTIGFNTEKIKLSNGTAKGISCHFWDVGGQEKLRPLWKSYSRCTDGIIYVVDSVDVDRLEEAKTELHKVTKFAENQGTPLLVIANKQDLPRSLPVADIEKQLALQELSPSTTYHIQPACAIIGEGLHEGMDKLYEMILKRRKSIKQKKKR from the coding sequence ATGGGCAACAGCTTCTCCAACATCTCTGCCTTCCAGTCGCTCCACATCGTCATGCTGGGTCTGGACTCTGCGGGGAAGACCACGGTCCTTTACAGACTCAAATTTAACGAGTTCGTCAACACGGTGCCCACCATCGGCTTCAACACGGAGAAGATCAAGCTGAGCAACGGCACCGCCAAGGGCATCAGCTGCCACTTCTGGGACGTGGGGGGCCAGGAGAAGCTGCGGCCGCTCTGGAAGTCCTACAGCCGCTGCACGGACGGGATCATCTACGTGGTGGACTCTGTGGACGTGGACCGGCTCGAGGAGGCCAAGACCGAGCTGCACAAAGTCACCAAGTTTGCAGAGAACCAGGGCACGCCGCTGCTGGTCATCGCCAACAAGCAGGACCTGCCCAGGTCTCTCCCGGTGGCCGACATCGAGAAGCAGCTGGCCCTGCAGGAGCTCAGCCCCTCCACCACCTACCACATCCAGCCGGCCTGCGCCATCATCGGCGAGGGGCTGCACGAGGGCATGGACAAGCTGTAC